DNA from Candidatus Zixiibacteriota bacterium:
AATTTATGAGTATCTGACACTCTAATGTAGATTTATCATAATATAAACCCCTTGTGGCTAAAATAATATTATGCCCCCTTTTAAGGTTCAATTAAATTTATGCCCCTCTTTTAACACCTGATTCCCTCCTTTATGATGCCAGCTTGCCAAAGTACTTTTCCTTTCTATCTCCAGGCCAAGGAGGGGAATGTTTTCCCATCCAAACATATCCCCCTATGTTAAGCCCGGAAGATTCCTGTTTTTATTATATTGCTATGTGTAATTTAGGGGGTTTATAAAATGAGCGCAATAAGACAACAATACACCATGTTTTACGTACAAGAAAATACGCATTAAATATTCTTTAAATATGAGGCTAAGTTTATGTTCTTATTGGAGATAACTAATTTTCTGCGTATTCTCTCCCTGTGCTTATTTACAGTAAGGAGAGAGATATTTAGCTCATTAGCGATTTCTTTTGAGGTAAAACCATGCTTGATAAAATTACAGATTTCGATTTCACGGGAGGTTAGTTTGGCATAGGCATGGGTGATGCCTCCGGAAGCATTGGCGAGGTCTTGCAGATTATCTTTTAGCAGGTCATAATAAATATCATTTACCTTATTATCGACATTTGTGAGTTTGTTAACTGTTGGCATTAAAACATCATCGATAGTTTTTGCCACTTGCTGCTTGAATTTCAATTTCTCTTCTTCAATATGAGCTAATACCTCCTGAAGGGCGATATTTTTCTTTTTAAGTTCCTTTTCAGCCAGTTTTCTTTGAGTAATATCCCGATAGCTTGCCATAACGTACGTTTCACCCTCGAGATTGATATTAACTGCAATAACTTCAACATAGATTAAAACTTTTTCTTTGGTTGTTAGTTGGGTATCGCCAAAATACTCATCGCTATTTTCATATATCTTGATGAATTCCTCATGAAGTTCGAGCCATTTTTCCTTCAGGATTACATCTTTTAGGTACAAACTCATAAGTTCCTTTTGAGAATATCCCAGAAGACGGTTAGCCGATTCGTTTAAATTGACGATTTTTTCATTTTTATCAAATACGATTAAGGCATCATTGACACGGTTAAACAGCAATCTGAATTTATTTTCAGATTCTTTAATCTTCCGGCTGTGGATAATCATGCCAACTATAATGCTGGTAGATAAAACCGTTAATACGATTATTACAGCGACTAAGCTCCAATATATTTCTGTTGACGATAGCGGCATATAAATCCTATGGCATATA
Protein-coding regions in this window:
- a CDS encoding PAS domain S-box protein yields the protein MPLSSTEIYWSLVAVIIVLTVLSTSIIVGMIIHSRKIKESENKFRLLFNRVNDALIVFDKNEKIVNLNESANRLLGYSQKELMSLYLKDVILKEKWLELHEEFIKIYENSDEYFGDTQLTTKEKVLIYVEVIAVNINLEGETYVMASYRDITQRKLAEKELKKKNIALQEVLAHIEEEKLKFKQQVAKTIDDVLMPTVNKLTNVDNKVNDIYYDLLKDNLQDLANASGGITHAYAKLTSREIEICNFIKHGFTSKEIANELNISLLTVNKHRERIRRKLVISNKNINLASYLKNI